The following DNA comes from Borreliella burgdorferi B31.
AGAAAAGGTTAAAAGAAAGTATTATTAAAAGATTAGAGAGTAAAAATAATAGATCTTATTATGCATTAGAATTGTCTAGACAGGCTTTAAGTGACGCAAGAAGTGCTTTAAGCAGTTTAGAATCTTTTGCTTTTAAAAGAGCTGAACCAATGGTAAGAAAGAAAAAAATAAAAGAGCTTATTAAACATGCAAAAACTGTTTTAGAAAGTCTCAATAAAAAATAACAAAGAATATTCCACCTATAATTTCTATGAAATTTAGGTGGAAATAAATTTACAAAGTAAATTAAATAACAAAAATAATAATAAACTTATTTTTTTTATATCATGCTCCCTAGTTCTAGTATCTACTAGACCGTTTGATAATAGATTTACCTATTACTCTAAAAATAGGGGGGTCATAATTAGGCCTGGTTATAAAATAATGAAACATATCTTAGAAATTCAAAATAATATAGCACTAATAACAACAAGACTATCCAAAACTGATCGTTTTTCTCATGCTTTCGTTACTTCTAAAATATCAGAATTAAGCATTATTCCACTAGGATATGTTTTCCCAATTTATATACAAGAAGATAGCGAAACACCTGAGAGAGTTAAAAAAGAAAACTTTAAAAATAAATTTAGACATTTTCTTGATGTTAAATACAATAAAAAATTTACTGCAGAAGAAATACTTGGCTATATTTACGCAATTCTTTATTCAAATATCTATCGAGATAGATTCTACGAACACCTACAAATAGACTTTCCTAAAATTATTTTCGTAGATAATTCTGACATATTTGTAACACTTGGCAAACTTGGAACAGATCTCATTAATTCTCATTTAGTAAAAGTTGTTCCAACAATAAATATCAACATTGGAAAATGTTTTTCATTTTTAGATGAAACCCTAAAACAAAACTCAATCATAGAAAAAGTTTTTTATAAAGAAGAAACAAATGAACTTTACTATAACCAAACTTCTAGATTTATTAATGTTTCCAAAGAGGTGTATAACTATACTATTGGGAGTTGGCAAACTCTAAAAAGTTACTTAACTTATAGAAAAGGCAGAGAAATGCCCTCAAAAGAAGTTGAACATCTCGAAAAAGTCATCAAAACAATTCATTATACAATTGGCATACAAAAAAAATAGATAGCATAATTTCAAATTTAAAAGAGTTTAATGAAAACTTTACATTAAAATCTGCTTAGAACAGCAAAGAAATTCAAACAATATCTTTAAGAAAAGATTCAACTCCATAAATAAAATCTAAAAATTGTGCTAACATTTGTTTATCAAAACTTAATTATTAGGAGGTAATATTAATATGAAAAAAATTTTCACATTAATATTAATTTTTAGTTTAACAATGCAAATCTTTGCACAAGATAAACTTGAAAAAGGTGTTGGAGTGGAGATATCGCGACTGTAATGAAATATGAAAGCGAAAAAGCAACCATACTAGCACCATTACTTTTGAATATCTTTTTGTCTTTAGGGATAGGATCTTTTGTTCAAGGAGATTATATTGGTGGTGGTGCACTACTTGGCTCTCAAGTGCTTGGAAGGAATACTTATAATGGCTGGACACATGATCGTAGGAGGTATTGGAGGCGTTACAGAAAGCACAGCAACAGTAATAACCGGAGGAGTATTATCAGGAATAGGAGGGCTCACAATTGTAGCATCCTACATAACTGGAATTATTATTCCATTTAAATTTGCTAATAGATACAACGCAGACCTTAAAAAAAGGCTCGGCATTGCACTTGCGGGGGTTGAACCCAATTTTGACATTGGAATAAACGGATTCCAACTGTCGTTTAAAAAATCCTATTGAAGATCAATTTACCTAGAAAAAGATTGTTCAAATATTATTAGGGCTTAAAGAAACTCTCTTGCTAAAGAACTTCTTTAAGCCCTTCAATTGTAAATGATTCCATAAGGCAGCTCAAACGTAAATTATTTTACATTCATACTACGCCATTTATATTATAGATTAAATTTAAATTAATATCAAGCGTCTTTATGTGAACTGCTATTTCTAAATCAAAGATTATAGAAATAGCTTCTTGTTTCATCCCATGATAGCTTTTTAGGCTCTAAAAGAACGGTCATCCACTAGAGCATGGTCCACAAGCTTTACTTCGGGCAGTTCCTGCCTTAGTTTTTATTTCTTTATAAGAATAAGCCTTAAGGTTTAGACTTGCATTTATATCTCTATCATGCAAAGTGTTACAACTACTACAAGTCCACTTAGCATCACTTAATCTTAGAGTCGTATTTTTAATGTGACAACTACTGCATAGTTTACTTGATGGAAAATCTCTATCTACTTTATACAAAGAGGATCCATACCACTCTGATTTGTATGATAATTGTCTTACAAACTCAGACCATCCTAAATCATTAATACTTTTTCCAAACATTCCTTTTTGCATGCCTTTAATTGATAAATTTTCTATTACTATGTTTTTATAATTGGATACAAAGTAATAAGATAATTTATGCAAAAAGTCTTTTCTTTGATTTGAAATTTTCTTATGCAGCTTAGCAACTCTTAATCTAGATTTAGCCCTATTAATAGAACCTTTTTGCTTTTTTGATAGTTTTCTTTGATATTTTTTAAGTTTATTTTCATTTTTTAATAAATATTTAGGATGATTGATTTTCTCACCCCCACTACTTACTAAAAAGTGTTTCATACTCATATCAATACCAACTATCTCTTCTTTATCACCTTTAGTTTCATTGTTATTTTTAGTATCTAAGCACTCAACTGTTATTGAAATATGATATTTATCATCAGTATCTTTTTCTACTACTACATTTTTAACAAGCTCATTATCTTTAATGCACCTATGTAGACACAACTTTATAAACCCTATTTTAGGTAGTTTTTATAACCATTTTCTATTCTTATTGAGTTTTTTTGATTATTAGTTCTATAAGTTTGCCTATTTTTCTTACTTTTATATTTAGGAAATCCTTGCATTTTATTTCCTTTTTTAATTTCTCTAAAAAAATTACTATACGCAAAATTTAAGTCGATCCACGCACTACAAAGAGCCAAACTATCAACTTCCTTTAAAAAAGGAAATTCTTCTTTATATTTACTTGGATAGGTAATAAGATTTTGTCCATTATTTTTATAATAATCTTTCTTATCACTTAACATTTTGTTATACAAAAATCTTACACATCCAAATACTTTTGAAAAATATTTTTTTTGATTGGTGTTGGGATATATTCTGCACTTATAAGCTTTATTAGCACTCATTATTTTTTATAATTATAATATTATATTTTAACTTGCGTTATAAATTCATCTCCACCTAAATATGAAAAAATTCATAAAAATTAAATATTGAGAGTTAGGCAAATTATAATTTTATCTAAAAATAACAAAGAATACTCCACCTACAATTTCTATGAAAAAAGTATTTACTTTTCTGAAAAAATTGTGCATTATATATAATATAAATCCCATAAGGAGTTCAACAATGATTAATAATTCAAAAAAGCCAAATTGTCACAACAAGTTACAACAAAAATTAATAGTTCTTCTTTCAACACTTGCATACGTAAACAGCAAATATAATAAATATACCCAAAAAAACATACTCTATTGCTTTAATGAAAACCTAAAAAGAAATGGACAACCTACCACTACACTAAGAACAATGCAAAATTATCTTTATAAATTAGAAAAAGTATTTAAAGTAACAACTAACTACTACAAACACTTAGGGATAAATTTCGGAACTGAAATTTACTATAAGCTAAATTATTCTAAAAAAGAGTGTTATCTTAAAATCAATCAACATTTTAGAGAAAAAAAAGACTATAGGTTTAAAGCTAGAGTTGATAACTATCTTAACGACAAATTTAATAAAAATGGGAGTGTAGATTTAGTGGAGTGTTTAAATAATAAAAATAATAATATAAAAGAAGAAAGAAAGATTATACAAATAGAAAAGTATCAAGTAATAAAATACTTCAATAAATGCAACTTTTCTTTATTAAAAGAAATTCTTCCAATTTTAAATTTGGATATTAATAAAGATGAATTGATTAAAATACTCAAAATTATAAAAAGAATTGAAATCAACCTAACAAAAAATAAAAATACATATTTAAATGTGTCTTATTTTAAAGAAAAGCAAAACAAATTAAAGAAAATATTAAGCAACACTCAACAACAATTAGAAAAAAATGGATATAATCCTGAGCAATTAGAAATAAGTTTCCAAAAAATATATGAAAATTACAAAACTAAACCCCATTTTATCATTGAAAATCATAAATATAAAGATTTAAGCCATATAAAACGCAAATTAGAAAAATCAATTGAAAGAAAAAAAGAAAACTTACAAAAAGATTGCGAAAATATGAGGACAAACATTTTCAATATACTCATTGAACAACTAAAAAAAGAAGTAAAAATTGACGTTTTAAAACCAATTTTAAAAATCTATTTGAATAGCAAAAATAAATTAGAATATAATAAAGTATTTAATAATAATTATTATTATGAATTATTAGAAATAATAAAAAAGGAAAAAAATCTTCAGTTAAAAGAAGTTGTATAAGAATTAAATATGCAAAACATGGCAAAATCCATACAATTAGTTAAACCAATAGTTAGATGTTCAAATAAAAAAGATCTTTTTATTAAGATTGAAAAAGATAATGATAAAACAATATATCACACAAAAATAATGATGGATATTTATAAATTTGGACTTAATAAGAAAAAAAATAAATATCGTATATCATTAAGAGGATTATTTAATCAATCAAAAGTTGAAGAATTTAATTTATTTACATTAAGAGCAGATGATAAATTTTTAGGCATTTATTACGGGTATAAAAAACGAATAAAGAAAATTTTTGTGAAGTACCAAGTTGGCGGAATTGAAAAATCTTATTCTTTGTCAAAGACATATTACATGGAGGTTAGATTTAAAAAGGGAAGTATTTTTTGCTACTTTAAGAGCTTACCCAGGATACTAAAAAAAGAAAATGTTAATACGACCTACAATAAAGCATTATTTAGTATGTTTACGACATTAGAAAGGCAAGTATATGATTTTTATGATAAAAAATACCCACAAAAAGGACCTTTTATAAAATGGATAGAAAAAAGTTGGCTAAAAAACCACATATTATAGCTATTGCTTCAATTAAGGGAGGAGTTGGTAAAAGCACTTCTTCGATAATGTTTTCAACAATTCTTAGCAAAACTAATAAAGTGCTACTTGTGGACCTTGATCCACAAAACGCAGTTACAAGTTATTTTATAACTCAAGATCATCCGAGAATGGAATTAATTAACATTTATAATTCTTATTCTTTAATAAAGAAACATAAAACTTTTAAGGATGTTGTTATTAGTATATCTAAAAATTTGGACTTTATTCCAAGTTATCTAGAGCTTGCTAAATTTAGCAAAGAAGGAAATCAATTTAAAGAACTCATGCTTAGAAATGCAGTATATAATTATTTAGAAGATTATGATTACGTGATAATTGATACTCCCCCAAGTTTATCGTCAGAGCTTGACAATGCTCTTGTGATTGCAGATAAAGTTATAATACCGGTTCCACTTGAAAGGTGGGCAGTTGAAAATTTGCCATTACTAATAAATCAGATAAAAGAATTAGAAAATAATTTTATGGGGAAAGAGGCCAAAATTATTCATATTTTTGCATCTAAGGTTGAAATAGGAAGGGTTACTTCAACTGAAATTATGTCTTTATTAAAAGAAAAATATTTAAATAAGTTTATTGGAGAAGTTCACAAAAGCGAAGCTTTGAAAAAGATAATAGATTATGCTATAGGGCCAAAAGAAAACGAAAATTACTACAAAGAATATTTAAGAATTTTAGAAAAAATTTAGCATGATTTTTTTTAAAAAAAGTCCAGGCACTGGACTTTTTTAGAGAGGAGTTTAAAAAATGGTAAAAAATAGAAAAGTAATAATAAATGATAGGATTGTAAGAAATGCTACTTATATTAATACTGAAGAACGAGACAAAAAAGAGTATGAACTTTTAAAAAATGAACTTAAAAATAGAATAGAAGATGATATTAGAAATAAAATAAATACAATGAAAATTTTACTAGAAATTAGAAATAGAAAACTTTATATTTTAGATGGATATAAAAAGTTTGAAGATTTTATTTTTGACTTTAAAATAGCCAGAACTCAGGCGTATAAGTATATTAAAATAGCAAAACTTATTTTTGAAGGAAAGCTTGAAGAAATTGATATTATAGAAAATGGGATTGATAAAACTTTATTTAATTTGATGAAAGATAAAAAAATTAACTCTAAAGCAAATTTAATAACACCACTTAGGGTTAGGCTAGAAACACAAGAGGCATGCGATTTTTACAAAATGAATCCAAAGTTTGCTAATTATATTCTTGAAGATTTTTATCAAAAAAACAAAGAACAGCTTATTAAAAAATTAGAAGAATATAAAAATAAACAAAAATACTCTTAGTATATTTAAGCAAACTTTTACTTATATAGAATTTTTATTCTAATAGCAGAGTAAAAGAAAAAGACCATTAGCAAAAGCTAAAGGTCTTTTTCAAGGTATTGATAGTTACATAATAAATTATGAACTATCAATATCAATATTATATACTAAAAAAGATAAAATATCAAGAAATTTGAAAATTTTTTCATATTTTTCTACTCTGCCATTCTGAATCCCATTAAATGTTCTTTTGATTTTAGCATTCTAACTAATTTCTCAGCATCAAGCACATCTCCATTAAAGTTATAGTAAAAATTATTTACAACTGTACTGCTTTGAGTTTTTTGTAATTTAGTAATTTCTTCTGCAATAATTTTAGCTTCAAGTTTGCGTAGATTTTCATCTATTGGTGCTGGAGTTATTCTTACTAATTCTGGTTGACCAAACTCACTAGACATTACACCTGAGTTTGGCATATATGTCGGTTTATTTGAAACAAATCGTGCACCGCCATGAGCAAGTTTTATCTCTTCAATAGATCCAGCTGATTTTACTTTTGCAATTCTTTTTAGTATTTCGTCTAAAATTTTTTGTGTTTTTCTTAACCTATCAGGCTTGCCCAAATTCCACCAATCTTCAGCATTTACCTTATCAACTTCGGCCTGTGCTTTTATTCGTTCGGGCTCTAGTTTAGAAAGTTTGTTTTTGCGTTCTACTTCTAGTTTTTTAGCCTCTTCGGTCTTAGTAAGTTGGGTGGTTTCTATATCTTTTTTTGTTTTATATTCTGTTTGTACATCGTGTAATCTTTTTTGAAATTCTTCACCAGATATTTGTCCTTTACTTTGAGCTTGTTTGAGAAATTCTATTTCTTTAGTGTAT
Coding sequences within:
- a CDS encoding type ISP restriction/modification enzyme, translated to MEINLQSKLNNKNNNKLIFFISCSLVLVSTRPFDNRFTYYSKNRGVIIRPGYKIMKHILEIQNNIALITTRLSKTDRFSHAFVTSKISELSIIPLGYVFPIYIQEDSETPERVKKENFKNKFRHFLDVKYNKKFTAEEILGYIYAILYSNIYRDRFYEHLQIDFPKIIFVDNSDIFVTLGKLGTDLINSHLVKVVPTININIGKCFSFLDETLKQNSIIEKVFYKEETNELYYNQTSRFINVSKEVYNYTIGSWQTLKSYLTYRKGREMPSKEVEHLEKVIKTIHYTIGIQKK
- a CDS encoding plasmid maintenance protein, with amino-acid sequence MINNSKKPNCHNKLQQKLIVLLSTLAYVNSKYNKYTQKNILYCFNENLKRNGQPTTTLRTMQNYLYKLEKVFKVTTNYYKHLGINFGTEIYYKLNYSKKECYLKINQHFREKKDYRFKARVDNYLNDKFNKNGSVDLVECLNNKNNNIKEERKIIQIEKYQVIKYFNKCNFSLLKEILPILNLDINKDELIKILKIIKRIEINLTKNKNTYLNVSYFKEKQNKLKKILSNTQQQLEKNGYNPEQLEISFQKIYENYKTKPHFIIENHKYKDLSHIKRKLEKSIERKKENLQKDCENMRTNIFNILIEQLKKEVKIDVLKPILKIYLNSKNKLEYNKVFNNNYYYELLEIIKKEKNLQLKEVV
- a CDS encoding DUF226 domain-containing protein, with product MQNMAKSIQLVKPIVRCSNKKDLFIKIEKDNDKTIYHTKIMMDIYKFGLNKKKNKYRISLRGLFNQSKVEEFNLFTLRADDKFLGIYYGYKKRIKKIFVKYQVGGIEKSYSLSKTYYMEVRFKKGSIFCYFKSLPRILKKENVNTTYNKALFSMFTTLERQVYDFYDKKYPQKGPFIKWIEKSWLKNHIL
- a CDS encoding ParA family protein, which gives rise to MDRKKLAKKPHIIAIASIKGGVGKSTSSIMFSTILSKTNKVLLVDLDPQNAVTSYFITQDHPRMELINIYNSYSLIKKHKTFKDVVISISKNLDFIPSYLELAKFSKEGNQFKELMLRNAVYNYLEDYDYVIIDTPPSLSSELDNALVIADKVIIPVPLERWAVENLPLLINQIKELENNFMGKEAKIIHIFASKVEIGRVTSTEIMSLLKEKYLNKFIGEVHKSEALKKIIDYAIGPKENENYYKEYLRILEKI
- a CDS encoding chromosome replication/partitioning protein: MVKNRKVIINDRIVRNATYINTEERDKKEYELLKNELKNRIEDDIRNKINTMKILLEIRNRKLYILDGYKKFEDFIFDFKIARTQAYKYIKIAKLIFEGKLEEIDIIENGIDKTLFNLMKDKKINSKANLITPLRVRLETQEACDFYKMNPKFANYILEDFYQKNKEQLIKKLEEYKNKQKYS